From the genome of Ptychodera flava strain L36383 chromosome 20, AS_Pfla_20210202, whole genome shotgun sequence, one region includes:
- the LOC139119741 gene encoding uncharacterized protein encodes MADLQQTNAGARGHPHRRKRKRGPQKRASKRMDTCTKVDLKQSDLGSYYSINQEFSEESDSAEDVLLSTDAAADGDVPHSKQKVGLTEGTANSDEMLRVFDVKTLNAVLKSLSLCKGCSVGFLSLQEVSTHGWGSHFTVACSNTECPDRKRKTQLVFPTSQKTGRCFQINRKMVLGLRAIGRGRRAAKKFSSFLGLPPPLSSNPFREHVNELANKSEEVTEEHMEQAVAEVRQVVLGQDPDDGRTVDVAVSVDGSWVSRSFSSLYGFVSVISIDTGKVLDRHVSSSYCRECQKMEDEPRDFRFMEWFLEHEPKCKINHDGSAKSMEEAGAVVLFERSRGKNNLRYAQYIGDGIVQHIVQSKMCMQMMAFKCRKRTVLATYKRGWERILRKLVDKYKGGKLEDGKSLTGQHRLTNQMINAFQVFYGIALRNNKGNVHLMSKQTKAIVLHYSSTHDEPHHEYCPQGADSWCKWQKDRVSGKKTYKPLLHPLAPAVVKAVQPVIDKLANEKLLEGVKNCYTQNQNESLHHVLWNVIPKDQNHGVDDVVLGANIAVSCFNAGFTTLGTDLCSTSQLNINSMMTSMWYGLDHMRVRDSVYKSAATVKKRRKENKRKRLQKLDKFQYAEGRTYESGGFDCSAVRKPISDVRNVTNR; translated from the exons ATGGCTGACCTTCAGCAGACAAACGCCGGCGCTCGTGGTCACCCTCACCGTCGAAAACGCAAGCGAGGGCCACAAAAGCGAGCCAGTAAAAGGATGGACACTTGCACGAAGGTTGACTTAAAACAGTCGGACCTTGGCTCGTATTACAGTATCAATCAAGAATTCAGTGAAGAGTCTGATTCGGCCGAGGACGTCTTGCTAAGCACAGACGCAGCCGCTGACGGAGACGTGCCTCATTCTAAACAGAAGGTTGGTTTGACCGAAGGTACTGCAAACAGCGATGAAATGCTCCGAGTGTTTGACGTGAAGACTCTGAATGCAGTCTTGAAGTCCTTGTCTCTGTGTAAAGGCTGTTCGGTCGGCTTCTTGTCGCTCCAGGAAGTTTCCACACACGGCTGGGGCAGTCATTTTACGGTAGCGTGTTCTAACACTGAATGTCCTGACCGTAAGCGTAAAACACAATTGGTGTTCCCGACGTCTCAGAAAACCGGCCGGTGCTTCCAAATAAACAGGAAGATGGTGTTGGGACTTCGGGCGATAGGTAGAGGCAGACGGGCGGCGAAGAAATTTAGTTCATTTCTCGGGCTCCCACCACCTTTGTCGTCCAACCCATTCAGAGAGCATGTCAACGAATTAGCAAACAAAAGTGAGGAAGTCACCGAAGAACACATGGAGCAGGCTGTAGCGGAAGTCAGACAGGTGGTGCTAGGGCAGGATCCTGATGATGGCCGTACAGTTGATGTTGCAGTGTCCGTCGACGGATCGTGGGTGTCAAGGAGTTTCTCTTCACTTTATGGATTTGTTAGCGTTATTTCAATTGATACAG GCAAAGTGTTGGACAGGCATGTTAGTTCGTCCTATTGCCGTGAATGCCAGAAAATGGAGGATGAGCCTAGAGACTTCCGGTTTATGGAGTGGTTCCTGGAGCATGAACCTAAGTGCAAAATAAACCATGATGGATCTGCTAAGTCCATGGAAGAGGCGGGAGCAGTGGTTTTATTCGAGCGGTCAAGAGGAAAGAACAACCTGAG atatgcacagtatatTGGAGATGGGATAGTTCAGCATATCGTGCAGTCAAAGATGTGTATGCAGATGATGGCATTCAAGTGCAGAAAGAGGACTGTGTTGGCCACATACAAAAGAGGATGGGAACGCATTTTAAGGAAACTGGTCGACAAATACAAAG GAGGCAAGCTGGAAGATGGTAAAAGCTTGACTGGCCAACACAGATTAACCAACCAAATGATTAATGCATTTCAAGTGTTTTATGGTATTGCCCTGAGAAACAATAAAG GTAATGTGCACTTGATGAGCAAACAAACCAAAGCAATTGTCCTCCACTACTCTAGCACCCATGACGAGCCGCATCACGAGTATTGTCCTCAGGGAGCAGATAGCTGGTGTAAGTGGCAGAAGGACAGAGTCTCAGGAAAGAAGACATACAAGCCTCTGCTACATCCACTTGCACCAGCTGTTGTTAAAGCTGTTCAGCCAGTCATCGACAAGTTGGCCAACGAGAAGCTGCTCGAGGGGGTGAAGAATTGCTACACCCAAAACCAAAATGAGTCTCTGCATCATGTCCTTTGGAACGTCATTCCGAAGGACCAGAACCATGGTGTGGATGATGTTGTACTTGGTGCGAACATTGCTGTATCCTGTTTCAACGCTGGCTTTACCACATTGGGAACAGACTTGTGCAGCACAAGCCAGCTGAACATCAATTCTATGATGACATCAATGTGGTACGGTCTTGATCACATGCGAGTTAGGGATTCGGTTTACAAGTCGGCAGCCACAGTAAAGAAAAGACGGAAGGAAAACAAAAGGAAGCGCCTGCAAAAGCTTGATAAGTTCCAGTATGCAGAGGGACGTACCTATGAATCAGGTGGTTTTGACTGCTCAGCTGTGAGGAAACCGATCAGCGATGTACGAAATGTTACAAACCGATGA
- the LOC139120525 gene encoding uncharacterized protein gives MQAIINSRPNTRLSEDPNDLEALTPNHLLMLKPKHTLPPGLFQKNDNYVRRRWRQVHYLADIFWKRWMKECLPLLQERQKWLEIRRNLNVGDVVLIVDNTAPRNSWSMGRITEVMKDKKGLVRFAEVKTRATTLRRPVDKLCVLLEADAIKDSSEGHKNS, from the coding sequence ATGCAAGCCATAATAAACAGTCGACCAAACACCAGGCTGTCAGAAGATCCGAATGACTTAGAGGCATTAACACCCAACCACCTGTTGATGCTGAAACCAAAACACACCCTGCCACCCGGCTTGTTTCAGAAGAATGATAACTACGTACGCCGTCGATGGAGACAAGTGCATTACCTGGCGGATATATTCTGGAAGAGATGGATGAAAGAATGTCTCCCATTGCTACAAGAGAGACAGAAGTGGCTTGAGATCAGAAGAAACCTCAACGTTGGAGACGTGGTGTTGATCGTCGACAACACAGCGCCGAGGAACTCCTGGTCCATGGGCAGAATCACCGaagtgatgaaagacaagaagggACTCGTCAGGTTTGCAGAAGTCAAGACCAGAGCGACTACTCTACGACGCCCGGTGGATAAGTTGTGTGTGCTCCTGGAGGCCGACGCCATCAAAGATTCGTCTGAAGGACACAAGAACAGCTAA
- the LOC139120526 gene encoding uncharacterized protein produces the protein MAKMAIRSSKTRKCISSEVLQTSRLWRSQAKEASQEIQPIHPILDKGIIRVGGRLQRASVSPESKHPIVLPKDSPVSTIILQETHKDVGHLGRNSMLAKQREKYWILRAPTAIRNLVTVCAICRKYRVKVCEQKMSDLPRDHITPEEPPFTRTGVDYFGPMDVKRGRVTEKRFIAQRGHVRSIRSGNWTNFVVADKELKESIRRWNQEKIAEKLHQQDIKLEFNPPGIPTLEEYWSVTSEP, from the exons ATGGCAAAGATGGCTATCAGATCTTCCAAAACTAGAAAATGTATCAGCTCAGAGGTGCTACAAACCAGCAGACTTTGGCGAAGTCAAG CAAAGGAAGCAAGTCAGGAGATACAGCCCATTCACCCAATTTTGGATAAAGGAATAATACGAGTTGGCGGACGCCTGCAACGTGCCTCAGTGTCACcagaaagcaagcacccgatagtGCTGCCTAAAGACTCACCAGTGTCAACAATCATACTCCAAGAAACCCACAAAGATGTCGGACATCTTGGAAGGAACTCGATGCTGGCAAAGCAAAGAGAGAAATATTGGATTCTACGGGCGCCTACAGCAATCCGCAACCTCGTAACCGTATGTGCCATCTGTAGAAAATATAGAGTGAAAGTTTGTGAGCAGAAGATGTCAGACCTACCTAGGGACCATATCACCCCCGAAGAGCCGCCATTCACTCGCACAGGTGTAGATTACTTCGGACCAATGGACGTCAAACGTGGTCGTGTCACCGAGAAGAG ATTCATAGCACAAAGAGGACATGTTAGGTCCATCAGATCAGGCAATTGGACAAACTTCGTCGTAGCCGACAAAGAGCTGAAGGAGAGTATCAGGAGATGGAACCAAGAGAAGATAGCTGAAAAGCTCCACCAGCAAGACATCAAATTGGAATTCAACCCCCCAGGGATTCCCACTTTGGAGGAGTATTGGAGCGTCACATCAGAACCATAA